From a single Apium graveolens cultivar Ventura chromosome 2, ASM990537v1, whole genome shotgun sequence genomic region:
- the LOC141695819 gene encoding uncharacterized protein LOC141695819: protein MASQATALKKLGMGKGPNHVPKAPANPDDRTLIRIRLPPENTCMRSHARRSPGFGWLYDGCVTYSGLNKYIANYPFLTLKLYRWEDEQGSLISTIFWEKCAARTKDNLAKERRKTLINAGIDHPDENAIEYMHEYSPWWCSADIWEEMCNQWRDEKWLKKGKTASSNRSAGGEKAKGTYKGGSISQLQHIATRESQSQGPINWVDVYVKTRDGLSEAATIAEKYHRLYDEHYPEGTERPYFDQDIWEMASEVKKNYVKGQGQRRRPPISGSSFSTQSSQSSSQPVIHTPASYSYFC, encoded by the exons ATGGCTTCACAAGCAACAGCCCTGAAAAAGCTCGGGATGGGTAAAGGGCCCAACCATGTCCCAAAAGCTCCTGCGAACCCAGATGACCGGACTCTCATTCGTATTCGTCTACCCCCAGAGAACAC ATGCATGAGGTCTCATGCTCGACGCAGCCCTGGCTTTGGCTGGCTGTATGATGGCT GTGTCACTTATTCTGGCTTAAACAAGTACATCGCTAACTATCCATTTCTTACATTG AAACTTTATAGGTGGGAGGACGAGCAGGGTTCTCTTATATCTACTATTTTTTGGGAGAAGTGTGCCGCTCGCACGAAAGACAACCTTGCCAAAGAACGTCGGAAAACCCTGATTAATGCTGGCATTGACCATCCAGATGAAAATGCAATAGAATATATGCACGAGTACAGTCCCTGGTGGTGTAGTGCTGATATATGGGAGGAGATGTGTAATCAATGGAGAGATGAAAAATGGTTGAAAAAGGGAAAGACAGCTTCAAGTAACAGATCTGCAGGTGGAGAGAAGGCTAAAGGTACCTACAAGGGAGGCAGTATCTCCCAGTTGCAACATATCGCTACCAGG GAGTCTCAGTCTCAAGGTCCTATCAACTGGGTGGATGTGTATGTGAAAACTCGTGATGGTCTGTCTGAAGCTGCTACTATAGCG GAGAAATATCATCGTTTATATGATGAGCACTATCCTGAGGGCACTGAACGTCCATATTTTGATCAGGACATATGGGAGATGGCATCTGAAGTCAAGAAGAACTATGTCAAAGGTCAAGGACAACGACGACGCCCGCCCATTAGTGGCTCCTCATTTAGCACACAGTCTTCACAGTCATCGAGCCAGCCAGTTATTCATACTCCAGCCAGTTATTCATACTTCTGCTGA